From one Acinonyx jubatus isolate Ajub_Pintada_27869175 chromosome B1, VMU_Ajub_asm_v1.0, whole genome shotgun sequence genomic stretch:
- the CLRN2 gene encoding clarin-2: MPGWFKKAWYGLASLLSFSSFILIIVALAVPHWLSGKILCQTGVDLVNATDPELIKFIGDIYYGLFRGCKVRQCGLGGRQSQFTIFPHLVKELNAGLHVTILLLLFLALALALVSMGFAILNMIQVPYRAVNGPGGICLWNVLAGGVVALAIASFMASVKFHDLTERIANFQEKLFRFVVVEEQYEESFWICVASASAHAANLVVVAISQIPLPEIKTKIEEATVTAEDILY, from the exons ATGCCTGGATGGTTCAAAAAGGCGTGGTATGGGCTGGCGTCTTTACTCAGCTTCTCCTCCTTTATCCTGATCATTGTGGCCCTGGCAGTGCCCCACTGGCTGAGTGGGAAAATTCTTTGTCAGACTGGAGTGGACCTGGTCAATGCCACGGATCCAGAGCTCATCAAGTTCATTGGGGATATTTACTACGGGCTCTTCCGAGGATGTAAAGTACGACAGTGCGGGCTCGGGGGCCGCCAGTCCCAATTCACGA TCTTCCCACACCTGGTGAAGGAACTCAATGCAGGCCTCCACGTGACCATTCTGCTGCTCCTCTTCTTGGCCTTGGCCCTGGCTCTGGTCAGCATGGGATTTGCCATTCTCAACATGATCCAGGTTCCATACAGGGCAGTCAACGGCCCCGGGGGCATCTGCCTATGGAACGTCCTTGCAG GCGGAGTCGTGGCCTTGGCCATCGCCAGCTTCATGGCCTCCGTGAAGTTTCACGACCTGACCGAGCGCATTGCCAACTTCCAGGAGAAGCTCTTCCGCTTCGTGGTGGTGGAAGAACAGTACGAAGAGTCCTTCTGGATCTGTGTGGCCAGTGCCTCGGCCCATGCAGCAAATTTGGTAGTGGTGGCGATCAGTCAAATTCCGCTCCCCGAGATTAAGACCAAAATCGAAGAGGCCACGGTCACGGCTGAGGATATCCTGTACTGA